One part of the Triplophysa rosa linkage group LG5, Trosa_1v2, whole genome shotgun sequence genome encodes these proteins:
- the LOC130554074 gene encoding corticoliberin, whose product MKLHVLLVSVGVFLSRSESAPWHAFTQLPVLMRLGEEYFVRLDNGVPDLRSPLRTEALQLQLTQRLLGGMVGSVVNRIPNSLGERDRRSEHPPISLDLTFHLLREVLQMARAEQLALRASNNRKMMDFFGK is encoded by the coding sequence ATGAAGCTGCACGTGCTGCTCGTGTCTGTCGGTGTTTTCCTCTCGCGCTCCGAGTCCGCTCCTTGGCACGCGTTCACGCAACTGCCGGTTCTGATGCGCTTAGGAGAGGAATATTTCGTCAGGTTGGACAACGGCGTGCCCGACCTGAGATCACCGCTACGCACCGAGGCGCTTCAGCTGCAGCTTACGCAGAGGCTGTTAGGAGGTATGGTCGGTAGTGTCGTTAACAGGATTCCGAACAGCCTAGGGGAGCGCGATCGCCGGTCCGAGCATCCGCCCATCTCGTTGGATCTGACTTTCCACCTGTTGCGCGAGGTGCTGCAGATGGCACGAGCCGAACAACTTGCCCTGCGGGCTAGCAACAACCGCAAAATGATGGACTTTTTCGGGAAATAA